The genomic DNA ttgcacTAAGAGTAATAGGATATAACCTTGATAAAGATACagaaagagaaaatggaaaacaattcaaagaagtaaaaaataaaatggcaaTTTACCTTAAAATGACGAATTTCCTCATTCAAATGGAAAAAGTAGTCATCCAGGAATCTACGTAGatctgaatttgaatttgacaccttaattttgtctttaacaCTGGTTGGAAACGAATTCCAAAGTTTTGCCCAACTTACTGAGAACGTTCTGCCACCCTCAGTTACCCCATTAACTCTCTTACAGACAAGGTTCCATTCTCCGTATCGACTTTTCCTATAATCTATATCTTAACTCCCAGTAATTAAACCGTTCATGTATTGACGGCAATCACATACTAGGCACTTATGAATGTGTTCACTATGTCCACTATTGTGGACTTCTTGGTTACAATTTTCGTCCGTGGCGCGTTTCTGGAAATAAAGAGCATTTGACAGTTAAGAATGAACAGCAAGCGGGTTCGCCAAGTATCACTTTCGGTTTTCCACTGATCCAATGAACTGAGGATAGAGGCATAGAAAGTGGAACTTACCTGGTGCGAAGGCGAACATCTCAAAACGGAGGCCATCACAGAAGGGAAAATGGAGGCTTCTGCCCACTCGAGACATATCTGAAACTGCAGAACTTTTCGCAAACGGTAGGAAACTGGGATCTACCAAATTGGAATCAATGGTTACCAGACCCCGCTACCACTTTTGACTTACGCGGATCTTTATGGGAACTAATATTTAGCCTGAGGGAGTCCTCACTTGATATAAAAGGCAAGATGGAAACTTTACTGTTTGAGGTTTTTGTCACCCTTCTCTTGGGAATCCTTTGTGGGGAGGTTTCAAGCACAGGAGAAGTTGTATATGCGGTAAATAGCGGCGGGCCGGCGCATACAGATCTGAACGGAGTTCACTACCAAGCTGACAAACTTACCGTGGGCACCGCGTCTGATTTTGGCAAATCGTTAGCAATTGGAAGAGTCGCCCCGGCAGATCAAATACTCTACCAAACGGAACGATATCACTTTTCAAACTTTGGATACAATATTCCTATAAAGGAAAACGGCGATTATGTGTTGATTTTGAAGTTTTGCGAGGTCTACTTTCAAGGTCCGAGACTAAAGGTAGGTCTCGATCTCGGAACTGAAACGCATGGATAAATCTCCACGTGTGAGAGCGGCAGTGATGAATGCAGCTTAGGTTTAACGGTGTACCCATTCATCTTGTGCAAACCTATTgtatcaaattaatttttgtgttttgatgGATgtgcttttaattttcatgtgGCCTTTGCACTTGCAGGTTGGTTTATTTACATGCAATATGCATGGCAACTTTCTCTACAATAATCAATGTAGGagcttgtttattttcaggATTATATAAAGGCTGAACTTACACGGCAAATAAGGAACACAAAggcaataataattatatatatatatttttttgtttatggtGAAACTTTGTCTGGCTTTTCCgtggaaaaattgttttacatCAAGAGCGAAATTTTCGAAcggttaaattaaaattaataggTTTTGATCCCGCATCTTGTCTAAATACTATTTATATAAAGATCTTGTTAAAGGTTGAAACAACCGTCTGCCTTTTAGgaataaattggaaaaattcAACAATGGAAtagtttaaatttaaagaataaagCTGTGGTTTCCTCGTTCGGCTATTTGTGTTACTCTTGTATTGACTTATTACAAGGGATGCCCTTAATACAAAAGCGGGTGCTGTTCCTTTAGTTTGAATGAATCGTTTTCAAATTGAGAATACGTGCCGatatattttaattcaattACATATTCAGTGGAATTCTATTCGATAAAAGAGTGCAAGATACGCTTTCAATGGTTTGTCATTGTGGAGTTcttgtttcaatgttttttttcagttttcaaggCTAATATTTCCATTTCATACAGTGAAACGgtttgttgaaaattaaaaagtgcaaaacaaacaaaacatccTCTTGGGAGAGCCTGTTCATAAAACGACCAAGTACCTTGTTTATCACCATTACCCAATTTTCAGGCTTAAAAGGCTCCAATGGTGCTTGTCTGGTGTAAAAACTGCTCTATTGACTGTAAGAATGCTAGGGTAATTTCCAAGGTAAACTTTtgatttaacaaaaatttaaatctgtGCACCCTGCTAACTCTAATGAAGCAGGTGACAGCTCCTCAATATTACCAAAACAATGATTACTTTATTATTCTCAGTTACATTACTTGTTCCTTAGGTCACTGCTTTAAAGTTCTTCTGTCAACCTTAATTTTGTCACACAAATTTTCTGTTATgctcttttgtgttttatgtCTTAACCCTTAAATTTCCTTAAAGTGACTAGCATTTGATTTCTCTTTACTACATTGAGGTCATGttattaaaggaaataatcaccaactaaggaagctcttgattgtcaaacaaattctcctttacagcaccttaggaaatgtatagaagcagtatggagaaaatccttattgtttgtcatttttaaCCAGAGAATGCTTTTATGTTTGATGAATTTCAATTCTGCCTGCTCTTTTATTTTGACTGATTTTCATGATTTATTAAGTTGAACAaataaagttgtaaaatattaaaaacaataaCTCATTTACAGTAGTGAAGCCAAGTCTTCAAAAAGGGGTGAAACAGCAGTTGACATCCTTTTATGCATATCTAGTCCTGTATTTTATCATGCCTAATAGTATTGCACCTCTTCTACCCTTTtactctcagaagtgatcatGACATAAtgtctcctcacagtatcaatacaatatcaggctGCAAAGTGGTGAGAATAACACAAAATATTAACTAGgggattatcatttgatcaaacaccaaattctcataacagtattcataagaaatgtatctcagacagtaaagagaaatttcatTGAGATATTGGAAGTTGAGGGTTGAGGACCCTAACCTCACTTTCATATTGAGGCAAGATTATATTTTACATTATTGTGAGGCAGTTTCTTGAACTCTCAGCTTGTTTAAGACTGAAAAAGAAGTTTCATAACAAAAAGATTTGTTGCATGTAAAGTTTACAGGTTTTCAATTCTGCAGATTTTAAGGACTGTCCTCTACCTGAAAGAATAATTTTGCTAAACCTTGTAACAAACTCTGCATGTATGGCATGGGTCACTTTGTATCTCTTTCTTTGTGGAtcaccaaaaatataattttattgtgaAGTCTACAACAGCAAATCAGATTTGAAAATATAAGGTTTTCTCGATTATTGATACTCTGCTGCTCAAAGAGAAAATTGGGAAAATTGTTCTTTGCAGAAATTAATTTCCTTCCAAACCACAAACATTTGTTATGGCAAACATTAGTTGATTAGCAAAAAGGTTCTTCCACTACTTTTTGATGCAACAAAGGTTTTGGATTAATGAAGTGTTAATTCTAGAATacagggggtaagtttctaaataaactgtggtgctgcattggtggtTGGGGGGGGAAgtacaaaaagatgatttggttttatcaactgagttgataatgtaaattggctgcTGTGAAGAGCCTTTAAAGCTGATtattcaagcattagcccttcctCGGAACGATTTAAAGACACAAACTTACTGGTCCAATTTGGAGATGTTTAGAGAGAAGTCTacattttgtttcgttttctttgcaGGTGTTTGATGTGGCAGTAAATCAACATACTGTACTTAAAGGATTAGACATTTATGAGAGAGTTGGTAGAGGGGTTGGTCATGATGAGTACATTCCATTTCGAATAAACAACAACCAGGTTCTGATCGATGGGGAAACATTACCATTTAGTGGAACtgtttatgttgaatttatGAAGGTAAGTtggtttgtaaaaatttttaacatttttatgtGTGAAGAGATTGTATCTCATATTGAACATGGGGAGTTGTGAGACTGACCCCTCCATTTCATTAATTTTGGCAAAAACAGGAAACCCAGGAATTGgattctatttttttcactaTAGTTTCTCATACgctgttttgttatttaaaatCAGGGCTACTATGATAATCCCAAAGTTAATGCTGTTTTAGTTATGAAAGGAACTCTAGAGGGTGAGtaccattttccatttttttccaattttgagGTTCATACTGTAAGTTATGTACTAAGTTTTTTGGCTTGCATTTGTGGATCAAGTGTAAAGTGCGTGGGCCATAAATGTAAGCTGGAAAAAGGAGGTTGGTAAGATATGTTTtgtatctctgggttcaaaaaaatatttcaattcaaacaaactttggaATTGAGTGGGCTGTATAGGGAATTAGCTCCTGCtgaattgaccaatcacagaacatgCAGGAACTGCGAGATATAGTAACTGGCTCTT from Pocillopora verrucosa isolate sample1 chromosome 2, ASM3666991v2, whole genome shotgun sequence includes the following:
- the LOC131773220 gene encoding malectin-B gives rise to the protein METLLFEVFVTLLLGILCGEVSSTGEVVYAVNSGGPAHTDLNGVHYQADKLTVGTASDFGKSLAIGRVAPADQILYQTERYHFSNFGYNIPIKENGDYVLILKFCEVYFQGPRLKVFDVAVNQHTVLKGLDIYERVGRGVGHDEYIPFRINNNQVLIDGETLPFSGTVYVEFMKGYYDNPKVNAVLVMKGTLEDVPKLPPLSRPGEDNEDDDEDEESKEDKPKKQRKISGPKAIDPYANDESSMLIPIAIAIAVFLPTLFCLCKL